A window of the Alnus glutinosa chromosome 4, dhAlnGlut1.1, whole genome shotgun sequence genome harbors these coding sequences:
- the LOC133865740 gene encoding uncharacterized protein LOC133865740 isoform X5 translates to MAIVTGDRYLEMLVLFVEGQVGALLDGAVVLKLNPAGLHYVQSRLEALSELESLLAGAPVDYLRAYVSDLGDHRALEQLRRILRLLPSLKVVSTLAPPARDPTPLSLMPFGRVRVLELRGCDLSTSAARGLLELRHTLEKIVCHNSTDALRHVFASRIAEIKDSPLWNRLSFVSCACNGLVLMDESLQLLPAVETLDLSRNKFAKVDNLRKCAKLKHLDLGFNHLRSIVYFSEVSCHIVKLVLRNNALTTFHGIENLKSLEGLDVSYNIISNFSELEFLGCLPSLRSLWLEGNPLCCARWYRAQVFSFFTHPEKLKLDDKLISTREFWKRQIIIASRQKRPATFGFYSPAKDDAKEEGNINQKRRKVSRLASIANEEESTCICSDQESVSFDVEIQSREETVMSDDEAEIVDLMNRVELMKKERSVLWLREFKEWMDHTSENFVDGTNSVGEKLHNEKENNVKKKSSKRYIGENSRYVSDSVQASGDESSTNILESDNSFADMSSVLPANPYYSRFGWLGNTGDVSLVGMGRIDLKEEHLKSYSHDGISGVSLQANRVVENVMISPLSAIDDIAESHSSSACPASPPHYQEDILHRRHTLVEETLQLSAESYSVASSDSNTSCSDDDFCESIPEVDKSLNEKYQNKGVEGHSYSVDFEDKGYYDQRHEILYVRENGISYSFADQNSGMQKPPNLYQSGQLHCNDFPAVALDGEIAHPVNQEADYLEKRKSKRKLKKRVIALVGENNVVGKTEVLEKSNGNLKICGVDMENEQRKQISYRSEFQDVIYKEQMRTNAIVAPPINNARRFFGPTCSSQGNDDFVENYFNTNVADSSIHETCQRYFFCDCVLEPESKYRERCGEVALVLSSENKLYVLLIGIAGDESGSTVSLLGCHKVEDVRGVSVGVGLQVVRLYIDKDSAYLFLTRSIEKSRELLSTLKVFDSDAANDNYSIQRLNCLRNKYVEVQK, encoded by the exons ATGGCGATTGTGACGGGGGATCGGTACCTGGAGATGCTGGTGCTATTCGTGGAGGGCCAAGTCGGAGCGCTGCTGGACGGGGCGGTGGTCCTGAAGCTGAACCCGGCGGGGTTGCACTACGTGCAGTCGAGGCTGGAGGCGCTGAGCGAACTGGAGAGCCTTCTGGCGGGAGCGCCGGTGGACTACCTTCGGGCCTACGTGTCGGACCTCGGCGACCACCGGGCGCTCGAGCAGCTGCGACGGATTCTGCGGCTTCTGCCCTCGCTTAAGGTCGTCTCGACGCTGGCACCTCCGGCTAGGGACCCCACGCCGCTCTCCTTGATGCCGTTCGGGAGGGTGAGGGTTCTGGAGCTCAGAGGCTGCGACTTGTCCACGTCGGCGGCTAGAGGGTTGCTGGAGCTCCGACACACTTTGGAGAAGATCGTATGCCACAATTCCACT GATGCTCTTCGCCATGTTTTTGCGAGTAGAATTGCTGAAATAAAGGACTCTCCGCTATGGAACCGGCTGTCCTTTGTTTCGTGTGCATGTAATGGCTTGGTTCTCATGGATGAGTCTCTGCAACTTCTTCCTGCCGTTGAAACTCTTGATCTTAGCCGGAACAAGTTTGCGAAAGTGGATAATCTTCGCAAGTGTGCCAAATTGAAGCACCTGGATCTTGGTTTCAATCACCTGCGATCAATTGTGTACTTCAGCGAG GTCTCCTGTCATATTGTTAAACTTGTTTTGAGGAACAATGCTCTAACTACATTCCATGGGATTGAGAATTTGAAGTCACTTGAAGGGCTTGATGTTTCCTACAACATAATTTCCAATTTTTCAGAGTTAGAGTTCCTTGGTTGCCTTCCATCTCTACGGAGCTTGTGGTTGGAAGGAAATCCATTGTGTTGTGCCCGATGGTATAGAGCACAAGTATTCAGCTTTTTCACTCATCCGGAAAAA TTGAAGTTAGATGACAAGCTCATCAGCACCAGAGAGTTCTGGAAACGACAAATTATTATTGCTAGCAGGCAGAAGCGACCTGCCACCTTTGGATTTTATTCTCCTGCAAAAGACGATGCTAAAGAAGAGGGAAATATTAACCAAAAAAGG AGAAAGGTATCTCGTCTTGCTTCAATTgcaaatgaagaagaaagcacATGTATATGTTCTGACCAGGAGTCTGTATCATTTGATGTTGAGATTCAGAGCAGAGAAGAGACTGTCATGTCTGATGATGAAGCGGAAATAGTTGATTTGATGAATAGAGTTGAACTCATGAAGAAAGAGCGGTCTGTTCTTTGGTTGCGTGAGTTTAAGGAGTGGATGGATCACACTTCTGAGAATTTTGTGGATGGAACTAATTCTGTTGGGGAAAAACTgcataatgaaaaagaaaataacgtGAAAAAAAAGTCAAGCAAAAGGTATATTGGTGAAAATTCAAGATATGTCTCAGACTCTGTTCAAGCTTCTGGAGATGAGAGTAGTACAAATATTTTAGAATCTGATAATTCCTTTGCAGATATGTCTTCTGTTCTGCCTGCTAATCCGTACTATAGCCGATTTGGTTGGCTGGGGAATACTGGTGACGTTTCTCTGGTTGGCATGGGGAGAATTGATCTAAAAGAGGAGCATCTAAAATCTTATTCACATGATGGGATTAGTGGTGTTTCTCTGCAAGCTAATAGGGTGGTTGAAAATGTCATGATATCACCATTATCAGCCATTGATGATATAGCAGAGTCTCATTCATCCTCTGCTTGCCCTGCATCGCCCCCTCATTATCAAGAGGACATTCTTCATCGTCGCCATACCTTAGTCGAAGAAACTTTGCAGCTATCTGCTGAGTCTTATTCAGTGGCATCATCTGATAGTAATACCAGCTGTAGTGATGATGATTTCTGTGAATCAATACCTGAAGTTGATAAGTCACTgaatgaaaaatatcaaaataaaggTGTTGAAGGGCACTCATATTCAGTTGATTTTGAGGATAAGGGTTATTATGACCAAAGACATGAAATTCTCTATGTAAGAGAAAATGGCATATCTTATTCATTTGCTGACCAAAATTCTGGTATGCAGAAACCTCCAAATTTATACCAGTCTGGACAATTGCACTGCAATGATTTTCCTGCTGTTGCTCTTGATGGTGAAATTGCTCATCCTGTCAACCAAGAGGCTGATTAtttggagaagagaaaaagcaaAAGGAAACTGAAGAAAAGAGTTATTGCCCTAGTAGGGGAGAATAATGTGGTTGGCAAGACAGAAGTGTTAGAAAAATCAAATGGCAATCTGAAGATTTGTGGAGTTGATATGGAAAATGAGCAAAGGAAACAAATTTCGTATCGGAGTGAATTTCAGGATGTTATTTATAAGGAACAGATGCGGACAAACGCCATCGTAGCCCCACCAATTAATAATGCTCGTAGATTTTTTGGGCCTACGTGCTCATCTCAAGGGAATGATGATTTTGTTGAGAACTATTTCAATACAAATGTTGCAGATTCCAGCATCCACGAGACTTGTCAGCggtattttttttgtgattgtgTGCTTGAGCCAGAATCCAAATATAGAGAAAG ATGCGGAGAAGTGGCTCTGGTACTGAGCAGTGAAAACAAGTTGTATGTGCTGCTTATTGGCATTGCAGGTGATGAATCAG GAAGTACTGTAAGTTTACTAGGTTGCCACAAAGTTGAAGATGTTAGAGGGGTGTCAGTTGGTGTAGGACTTCAGGTTGTGAG GTTGTACATTGACAAGGATTCAGCATACCTGTTTTTAACTAGAAGCATCGAGAAGTCAAGAGAATTACTTAGTACCTTGAAAGTTTTTGATTCAGATGCGGCAAATGATAATTATTCCATACAAAG GTTGAATTGTTTGAGAAACAAATATGTGGAGGTTCAAAAGTGA
- the LOC133865740 gene encoding uncharacterized protein LOC133865740 isoform X3, protein MAIVTGDRYLEMLVLFVEGQVGALLDGAVVLKLNPAGLHYVQSRLEALSELESLLAGAPVDYLRAYVSDLGDHRALEQLRRILRLLPSLKVVSTLAPPARDPTPLSLMPFGRVRVLELRGCDLSTSAARGLLELRHTLEKIVCHNSTDALRHVFASRIAEIKDSPLWNRLSFVSCACNGLVLMDESLQLLPAVETLDLSRNKFAKVDNLRKCAKLKHLDLGFNHLRSIVYFSEVSCHIVKLVLRNNALTTFHGIENLKSLEGLDVSYNIISNFSELEFLGCLPSLRSLWLEGNPLCCARWYRAQVFSFFTHPEKLKLDDKLISTREFWKRQIIIASRQKRPATFGFYSPAKDDAKEEGNINQKRRKVSRLASIANEEESTCICSDQESVSFDVEIQSREETVMSDDEAEIVDLMNRVELMKKERSVLWLREFKEWMDHTSENFVDGTNSVGEKLHNEKENNVKKKSSKRYIGENSRYVSDSVQASGDESSTNILESDNSFADMSSVLPANPYYSRFGWLGNTGDVSLVGMGRIDLKEEHLKSYSHDGISGVSLQANRVVENVMISPLSAIDDIAESHSSSACPASPPHYQEDILHRRHTLVEETLQLSAESYSVASSDSNTSCSDDDFCESIPEVDKSLNEKYQNKGVEGHSYSVDFEDKGYYDQRHEILYVRENGISYSFADQNSGMQKPPNLYQSGQLHCNDFPAVALDGEIAHPVNQEADYLEKRKSKRKLKKRVIALVGENNVVGKTEVLEKSNGNLKICGVDMENEQRKQISYRSEFQDVIYKEQMRTNAIVAPPINNARRFFGPTCSSQGNDDFVENYFNTNVADSSIHETCQRYFFCDCVLEPESKYRERCGEVALVLSSENKLYVLLIGIAGSTVSLLGCHKVEDVRGVSVGVGLQVVRLYIDKDSAYLFLTRSIEKSRELLSTLKVFDSDAANDNYSIQSLEQVQVELFEKQICGGSKVSIFQYSMVLFWRNNNEAEDMWLSRSLFVIGRHLLVCIEDLMQFGSLSMDSSLPPYFSLDSCCSIDDIFEMVIEVRESRCVTLALKCAASTHYSAAKADKEVAAIDDEKTSSGSVTWKIRWFSEESLFKFVALLKAIHAGASMSTLLVRCIS, encoded by the exons ATGGCGATTGTGACGGGGGATCGGTACCTGGAGATGCTGGTGCTATTCGTGGAGGGCCAAGTCGGAGCGCTGCTGGACGGGGCGGTGGTCCTGAAGCTGAACCCGGCGGGGTTGCACTACGTGCAGTCGAGGCTGGAGGCGCTGAGCGAACTGGAGAGCCTTCTGGCGGGAGCGCCGGTGGACTACCTTCGGGCCTACGTGTCGGACCTCGGCGACCACCGGGCGCTCGAGCAGCTGCGACGGATTCTGCGGCTTCTGCCCTCGCTTAAGGTCGTCTCGACGCTGGCACCTCCGGCTAGGGACCCCACGCCGCTCTCCTTGATGCCGTTCGGGAGGGTGAGGGTTCTGGAGCTCAGAGGCTGCGACTTGTCCACGTCGGCGGCTAGAGGGTTGCTGGAGCTCCGACACACTTTGGAGAAGATCGTATGCCACAATTCCACT GATGCTCTTCGCCATGTTTTTGCGAGTAGAATTGCTGAAATAAAGGACTCTCCGCTATGGAACCGGCTGTCCTTTGTTTCGTGTGCATGTAATGGCTTGGTTCTCATGGATGAGTCTCTGCAACTTCTTCCTGCCGTTGAAACTCTTGATCTTAGCCGGAACAAGTTTGCGAAAGTGGATAATCTTCGCAAGTGTGCCAAATTGAAGCACCTGGATCTTGGTTTCAATCACCTGCGATCAATTGTGTACTTCAGCGAG GTCTCCTGTCATATTGTTAAACTTGTTTTGAGGAACAATGCTCTAACTACATTCCATGGGATTGAGAATTTGAAGTCACTTGAAGGGCTTGATGTTTCCTACAACATAATTTCCAATTTTTCAGAGTTAGAGTTCCTTGGTTGCCTTCCATCTCTACGGAGCTTGTGGTTGGAAGGAAATCCATTGTGTTGTGCCCGATGGTATAGAGCACAAGTATTCAGCTTTTTCACTCATCCGGAAAAA TTGAAGTTAGATGACAAGCTCATCAGCACCAGAGAGTTCTGGAAACGACAAATTATTATTGCTAGCAGGCAGAAGCGACCTGCCACCTTTGGATTTTATTCTCCTGCAAAAGACGATGCTAAAGAAGAGGGAAATATTAACCAAAAAAGG AGAAAGGTATCTCGTCTTGCTTCAATTgcaaatgaagaagaaagcacATGTATATGTTCTGACCAGGAGTCTGTATCATTTGATGTTGAGATTCAGAGCAGAGAAGAGACTGTCATGTCTGATGATGAAGCGGAAATAGTTGATTTGATGAATAGAGTTGAACTCATGAAGAAAGAGCGGTCTGTTCTTTGGTTGCGTGAGTTTAAGGAGTGGATGGATCACACTTCTGAGAATTTTGTGGATGGAACTAATTCTGTTGGGGAAAAACTgcataatgaaaaagaaaataacgtGAAAAAAAAGTCAAGCAAAAGGTATATTGGTGAAAATTCAAGATATGTCTCAGACTCTGTTCAAGCTTCTGGAGATGAGAGTAGTACAAATATTTTAGAATCTGATAATTCCTTTGCAGATATGTCTTCTGTTCTGCCTGCTAATCCGTACTATAGCCGATTTGGTTGGCTGGGGAATACTGGTGACGTTTCTCTGGTTGGCATGGGGAGAATTGATCTAAAAGAGGAGCATCTAAAATCTTATTCACATGATGGGATTAGTGGTGTTTCTCTGCAAGCTAATAGGGTGGTTGAAAATGTCATGATATCACCATTATCAGCCATTGATGATATAGCAGAGTCTCATTCATCCTCTGCTTGCCCTGCATCGCCCCCTCATTATCAAGAGGACATTCTTCATCGTCGCCATACCTTAGTCGAAGAAACTTTGCAGCTATCTGCTGAGTCTTATTCAGTGGCATCATCTGATAGTAATACCAGCTGTAGTGATGATGATTTCTGTGAATCAATACCTGAAGTTGATAAGTCACTgaatgaaaaatatcaaaataaaggTGTTGAAGGGCACTCATATTCAGTTGATTTTGAGGATAAGGGTTATTATGACCAAAGACATGAAATTCTCTATGTAAGAGAAAATGGCATATCTTATTCATTTGCTGACCAAAATTCTGGTATGCAGAAACCTCCAAATTTATACCAGTCTGGACAATTGCACTGCAATGATTTTCCTGCTGTTGCTCTTGATGGTGAAATTGCTCATCCTGTCAACCAAGAGGCTGATTAtttggagaagagaaaaagcaaAAGGAAACTGAAGAAAAGAGTTATTGCCCTAGTAGGGGAGAATAATGTGGTTGGCAAGACAGAAGTGTTAGAAAAATCAAATGGCAATCTGAAGATTTGTGGAGTTGATATGGAAAATGAGCAAAGGAAACAAATTTCGTATCGGAGTGAATTTCAGGATGTTATTTATAAGGAACAGATGCGGACAAACGCCATCGTAGCCCCACCAATTAATAATGCTCGTAGATTTTTTGGGCCTACGTGCTCATCTCAAGGGAATGATGATTTTGTTGAGAACTATTTCAATACAAATGTTGCAGATTCCAGCATCCACGAGACTTGTCAGCggtattttttttgtgattgtgTGCTTGAGCCAGAATCCAAATATAGAGAAAG ATGCGGAGAAGTGGCTCTGGTACTGAGCAGTGAAAACAAGTTGTATGTGCTGCTTATTGGCATTGCAG GAAGTACTGTAAGTTTACTAGGTTGCCACAAAGTTGAAGATGTTAGAGGGGTGTCAGTTGGTGTAGGACTTCAGGTTGTGAG GTTGTACATTGACAAGGATTCAGCATACCTGTTTTTAACTAGAAGCATCGAGAAGTCAAGAGAATTACTTAGTACCTTGAAAGTTTTTGATTCAGATGCGGCAAATGATAATTATTCCATACAAAG TTTGGAGCAGGTTCAGGTTGAATTGTTTGAGAAACAAATATGTGGAGGTTCAAAAGTGAGCATATTTCAATACTCTATGGTGCTATTCTGGCGCAACAACAATGAAG CAGAGGATATGTGGCTTTCAAGATCACTATTTGTGATTGGAAGGCATCTGCTTGTGTGCATTGAAGACCTTATGCAATTCGGCTCCCTTTCAATGGATTCATCTTTGCCTCCATATTTCTCGCTTGATTCATGTTGCTCCATTGATGACATATTTGAGATG GTCATTGAGGTTAGAGAGAGTCGGTGCGTGACTTTGGCTCTTAAATGTGCAGCATCAACGCACTACTCCGCTGCCAAAGCTGACAAGGAAGTTGCAGCAATCGATGATGAAAAGACAAGTTCAGGCTCTGTGACATGGAAGATCAGGTGGTTCTCTGAAGAGAGTCTGTTCAAGTTCGTGGCATTGTTGAAGGCAATCCATGCAGGAGCATCCATGTCTACTTTGCTTGTAAGATGTATATCGTGA